The window ATCCGAAATTAGTTGGTCAAATTTTCTTGGGTGGGAGTATTTGTGAAGGCGATGCTGTCAAGGTGATATAACAgtaaaaacacttttcaaCATTTGTTAACTGTACAAGTTAGTCATCAAACACGTGAATAAAATGTGACAATATTAACTGTGCAATTCTTCTGATAGGTTGTTGAGGACACAGAGTTAAAGATTCAGCCGAAACCTCTTTACGTTGGAGGAAAACGCGTGGAAGGAGGACCTCAAATGCTGCAGTTGAGTTTAGACGGGAAGCGTTTATACGTTACAACTTCACTTTACAGTGGCTGGGACAAGCAATTTTACCCCAAGATGTTGACGTAAGATAATTTTAGAGAATAGGCCTATTTTAAGCAGGTATATTAATTTCTACTTGGTGCAATGCTCCTTTATTCGATCAATTTTTTGCTGACAACATCCATgaacaaacttttttcttgcGATGTAAACCATATTTCTCAGAAAAAAAGCCATCAGTATCACCTGTTTATACGTGAACAAAAGCGCCGCATAGTACAAACAGTACAGTCCATCTTGCTTTAAATTTTACGCGCATGAACTAAACACTCCAATCGACAGGCCTCCCAACGACATATTGAAATATATAGTAACACCAAGTTAATATTGTGAATTTAAAATTCGtgattgttttcgtttttgtatttctgaCTTATGGTTAAATACGAAAACGCCAGCAATATAGCCTCTCTAAgtataaacaatttttgatgATTTCTGTATGTTAAGCATGCgcacaaatttgttttgtttggtcTGCCCCGGTCGTGATAGCATCTACGCACGACAAGTCTAAACCGGAAGAACAAAGTTTGTAATGTGTTTTGATCATGTTACCGGTTATTATGAAGCTACAAGTCAGTAAAAGTCTAGCAATGCCTACTCTTAAGCAAACGCGGCTTGAGTGTCGCTTGGCCTTAGGGCATCGTTTGGCGGCGTTAGCGGGAAGTTTATGCACTCGTAGAAAAGCATGCCAAATGCGATTGGCAAGGTAACAGCTTTTCACTTACATTGACCGATATACCAGATCCATATTCGAAAAAAATTCTCCATGTGTATACCTTATTCGAAGGATTAATAATAGTGTGCTGATCAGCATAGAATAAAAAAGATCGCATGCTATAATCCATCTTTTAGTACCACCCATCGCGTAAATATAGAAGAATTCGTGACCGCCTTCGACCGATAACTCAAGTTTTCAACCATCTGGCTTGTACATAGCGGATTGAGTCACtttcttgtttcaaaatgCTTGCCAGGGCGCGCCAATTATTCTTACATTCTTGCTGCTTTGACTATATATTAGCTCACTTACCAGGAAGAGTGCAGCTGTTTGCGTACAAACATGTTGTTAGTATTTCATATATGTCAACTTTCATCTTGTATGTCATCTACCACTAATCAAGTTAAAAAGGAGTAACCTCATGGAAAACTGTGCCCATGGGTGCAATTACGTGGTTACCGCAATATTTATACATACGGCTTTCACAActtttcaaattaaactttaaaattttagatcTGGATCGTTCTTGCTGAGGATCGACGTTGACACTGAGAAGGGAGGTCTCACGCTTAATGACAAGGTGTATGTCGACTTCGGCAACGAACCCAAAGGACCCGTGCTGGCTCATGAAATTCGCTATCCTGGAGGAGATTGCACTTCCGACATCTGGATTTAAGTTCCGCTTCCGTTCCTATTTGTATCAATCCGAATTGCTCCATTACAAGCAGAGCTGTTTGTAAGCCAATAGCTTTCTTtcttgtaattaaatttttatgtacaAATAATTTGTGCAAAAACTATTCACCACAGTTTCTACTGAAACGTCGAAGTTTAATTGTTAAAGACTGTTCATGTTACTTAAGCGCCAGATGTCCAAGTATCACAGTGTAATTGAATAATTACAATTAGATTGCGAAGTTTATGCATTTGAATCCGATTTCTTAACTTTCTTTCCTTTTAGAAATATACTTCGTATTAACTGTTATCCTCTTGACAAACAATATATAACATACCTTGGCGCTTGACCATTGCTTCAAAGTATATTTGTTAATTAAGTTATAGACTTAAAGCGGCTGTTATCTGAAGTGCAAAATTGCTTGTAAAATCCCATGCCAATTATCGCACAAATACACAGAATAATTTTGTTGTGGAAAGACTGCGTCTCATAACTACATACTGTATCAGTATTTCATCTCAACTCTCAGAGTTGTAACTTATTTATAGGCCAGTATGGAGCTTGTAAACAGCTCTGAATCCAGCTGCAGTTCCGCTCGTATCCGTCAGAAACTCCACTTTAATAGTTGGCCCTGTGCTCGTCATATGAAGTCTCAAGTAATATTTATTTCCCAAATGAACTAGAGTTCGATCATCTTTGGTCAATCCATCTGTAACCTGTAggtaaatttaacaaataaaaaaacctTTGTAGTTATAGTATTTACCCCCGGTAAAGACTCAGTCAAGACTGTGACACCACCTTGATAATGTCAAAATAAGGTTCCAATATGACACCAAGAAGAGTTACAACAATTCTTTTTCCAAAAGGCGCTCTAAGTATCCAAACGCAATATTGGTTGTTGAAGTATTGTTCGGTTGGCCAGTTAGGACTTGAAAAATACTGCGCATCACCGGTAACCGTTAAGTTAGCGCCACACGATGACGTATGAGAGTCatctaaaaagaaaaaatgttctTTTGGGTTACGCATTGAAAAGGTATTATCCGCAAAAAAGGTAGCTTCGCTTGCTTTATCCATTCAACAATTTTAGTTACGCATGAAGCGTTTATTGCTACTTTTAGTGTACTAAGTAGTTACAACGAGCGTCTCGCGTGCATATATAAGCCGATACGactcatatatatatatatatatcagcGATTGTGACGCGTTTTACTATATCGTACTTTGTACaattcaaatgttttacaattacatgatttgcatttgctttttgaaattgGGCGAAGTGTAAAATGGAATGAAAGTGACTGTTTCTATTTCGTCGGCATATATATACTTATACCTTTGTTCAGCTCATAAATTGCTCTGAAGCCGCTTAAAGTTACGATGTAATCTGACTTGAATTCAACTCTGATAGTGTTATGGGTGGATACAAAAACGTGGAAATTGTCAGGATCTCCGCTCAGAGTTCCAAGCTTAGGAGCCGTCTCCGATATTCCGTCTCTTATCTGCAACGACGAGGCCTTATAATTAAGTTTTAACCGATACGGTTATTCTTTATCCAAGCGAGGctaaaatcaacaaaacttaaaacttgtTATCGTACGGAAAAAGGCTTTAGTATTAGTGTGGTCAACTACCTTACAGCACTGATATTCAGCTAAACACATCTAAGCATCTGCACTATGGTAAAGACACAGTTTCCATAATTTGCTTAAAAAATCTTGTTACAGGCTATATTGAAAAAGATTATGCTCTTACTATAATCCAATCACAGCACGCCTCTGTCTGAACATACGAAAACCACAATCTTATTCGTTGATCAGGTTGCGGCGCGGTGATAGTCCACAAACATTTCATGTTATTTCCATATTTCTGATTTGCAATAACAGGAGAACTGAATTCGCCGTGTCCCTGGCTTGGTACAATGAAATCTTCCTTGCAAACTAATTGATAAAAAGGAAGCAAATTAATTGAATTGTGTATAGTTACCAAGCAAATGCTGTTATAATGTAAGACACTCAATAACACATGCATCACAGCATTGACACAAAAAATACATTGCACTGTAGTCATGAACGGTTTTACGCTACGTATGTGTTTTCTGAAGAATATTTCTATTTCGTTGGGCCATTCACTTACGTGGCGGCGGTGGAATTTCttcaatattttccaaatCTTCTAAAAATTCCAATTATACAAAAGAggtttaaaattgtatttgtaaATCTTAACTTGAAAATTGGTACGCCTATTGAGGTCAAAGTGCTTAACTGTGTTATAGATATTTCAGCTCAATTTGAGAAATTAAAGTTTGTCatcaaaaaggttttaaacaGAAAGTATTATTTACTGATACCCGGAATGCTCTGATAAACTGCCCTGAAGCCCCTATTGCTAACTGCCTCGTTTGTTGAAAGTCGTATCAATAATGCTCCAGAAGAAGAACGATATTCCTCAAAGGTCCGGTTTCGACCCCGAATTGTTGCAAGAACTCTAAAGTAATTGTCCACAGCATCAAATATctgtgaaaaattgaaaatgaaaataaaacacttaTCTTTCGCTTTTAAAATGTCTTTCATATAAATTCAGCAGCTTCTAAGCCAATTCTTGACAGGTATcgatttcaattcaatttctGTCAAAATTTGGATACCGTATTTATCTGATTTGAAGACTAATGAAATGATGCTTAAAATCTACCGTCCGAAAGTACTCTCTTGCATGAGTGAAAACTTTGTCTTACCAAGAAAATGGATCCAAGAGCCGAAGATGTGATCGAATATAGCTAAACCCTACGTATAGGCTACGTGACTATACTGATCAACCGGATTAGCAGCAGAGCAATTAACAGTTCTTATACGGTATTGGTTtactaaaattaatttttatgaacAAAATATAAGTCGCCATTTGTAACAAAGTGCCCTTGAATAGAAgccgttttcaaaaaaatgcaaaggtCGTGGCATTTATTGGAGTAAATGTGGAACCATTATTTTGAcagttaaataaacaaaattaaaaaaataccgTTAAAGAATCGCAGCAAGCTTCTGTGGAAAAATCTTGCATTCTGAAAACAATTATATGATTTGACGGAGCTTCGATAATCCAAGACTGGGAAAAGTTGTTGGGATATTGATTTGGGTAGTTGGGGGATGTTAGGATTTGTTCAAAAATGTTGGCGTTTAGCACGGTTGTTTCATTGGTAAAAGCTGAACATAAACAACATTAAAGCTAGTTTTGTTTATGCTATTaagataaataataacagggtagttgtaggcctatattggTTATAACACTGATATGGTTACAGACTACAGTGAGTTACTATttcgaaataaattaaattttttttatcttacattgaaaataaaaaccttcTAACAGtggattttgaaaatatgacgACGAAACCAAGAAGAATTCCTACCTAAAGAATAATATGCGATAAATCCACTTGCTGTAACCGACCCGTCGGTAATAAATGACACAGTAAAAGCACCAAATGAAGACGTGTAGGTAGCCGGATTGGTTATGTTGCCTCGCAAGGTTCCGATGATTGGTGCATCTTTATCATAACCCTCGTGAATCTGAATAAGAAAAGTTTTGGTAGAATTTTTGAGATCTTTCtaataaaacatgttttacaTAAAACATATTAAACTTTAATTTGCTCACGGTTATAATGTCGCAGCATTCTTCAGTTACTGCAGTCCACACAGTAAGTCGAACTTGATTTCTACCGCGAGCTACCAGAGTCCACTGGCAGTCAGTGTTATCGCTATATTGCTGTGGAAAGTTCTTACTACTTATCACCTGTAGCTCGCTTGTTGCCAACAGCTCATGTAAACATGATGATTGTGCTGATGTAAAAAGGAAATTTGCATAAACGCTTTGCATTATTGCTACAATTTGTTagcaaaaactttgctttggTTAATTCTTATTCTTATGAAGCAATGCGAGTTACTACAAGTAAAATTGTGTTGACATTTTTCTaaagtttaaacttttgtatACTAAACTGTTGTCTTTAACTCATTTATGAGGTATAACTTAATACACAATCTACAAAAAATTATACCCTGTTACTAATCCAATAATGATaacttacaatttttttgagcTGCAGCAAGCGTCATAATAGCAAGAACAACGTAAACCTGCATGATTGGCTTTGTTTTCGGCCTAACACTTATGTTTATAAGATAGTTATGAATCTATTAGCTTTTCATTAAGATGCCTCAAGCTACATGTTTTTGATACCAAATGCTTTCTTCGGTACAGCACattgatttaaaaacaagTCTTGAaaggttaatttttataatctTTAGATGGCACTTTGGTTTAGCGGTATATGATCTTCAGCTTTCACTCAGTGTTAGTTAAAAGTGCAAAATCTCTTTGATTGCATGATTTTTAGAAATCAACctattctttttgtttaaagaatATGCTGTCAAGTGAGACTAATTCATTGGTTCACTGAAGTCTTTTTTGTAATGTATTGCATAGCAGGTATTCGGAAAATATCCTTCTTTTCCAgcgatattataatgttaaaatttatattaagaaaagtttctattttaatttagttaaaaAACTAATACAATTGAGCAGTTTTGAAACGCAATCCATTgttgattatattattaataGTACATGTGTAAAATCTAaccaaaaaataacacttgcCCAACAAAAAATAGCACTAGCCTTACACTTTGTTTTTCAATGTTAGATGGGTATTGGTACTGTATAGCCATTAGCCTACGGAAGCCTAAAGAATATTGTCGGAGGGGAGTGCTTGGTATATAACAATAGTACCATATGCACGTAAACTCGAATTTCACCTAAAAATTAATTCCAACTCATAAAGCGATATGTGTGTAATATTGATCATTACTTTTACGGATGATGTACAGCTTGTTTTGTTATCATGCAGTCAATTTTCATAATACTCATTTATCAAATGATTTTATCCTATCCTTGTATAAATATCACCAACTTCATGAAAATTTGACAGTATTTTAAGCATTCATATCTGAGAACAGCATCTTTTCTCCACagtgttaacttttattttacgtGTTTCAAACGAAAGAATAACTTTCGATTAGTTTTGGTCAAGATAGTATTTTTCATAGAGTTCCCTTTTTTAGTAGTCAATGAGAAACACCTATGTACTGTAGatataaattgtaaatttagCACTAGTTTTTGAATGCATACTGTTTTATTTCTGCTGATTTTAAAATACAACTTTAGCGCTCACACAGAACCGCGTTGGTCGAACCGCAACTGACGTCATCCCAATTGTAGTCATAGTAACGAGCTACGATTGAGCAGTCAGCTTCATTGTTATTATCTGGCTGACCGCCATGCCAGTCCTCAGTAGCATTTGGGTCGGTGATGCCATCTGCCCACACAAACTCGTCTTCATTCGCGACGTCGGTGTATCCAAACCAGTAACCGTGGATGTTGCTGAAACGCTTAAGGACGTTTTCGACAAGGAagctgaaaacaaatttttacagtatataaGGCTATTATATAAGTTACTGTAATTGAAGTACAATATTGagaaaataattatttgaTAGCATATACGACAATTATTGTACCAATACGACTTTTACTTACTGTCTCGACTCGTCGTCTCTGATACCAAAAGTAGCGATCCTCGCGTTTTTGTCTTTGCAAACTAACTTTGCTATTTCATAGTTGACAAATGTTCCCTCCGTTGAAATCCAGTATTGGCGACCGTTAAGACCAGTGAACCACCCTGGCTCTAGatcttttacacaaataaTTAGTTAGCAATTATTGTCTAATAACCTTCACATTTTATGCGGATATTCTTGGATTTATTTACCACAAGTCGGCAAAGGCACATCTGGTCCGTCCGGTTTTGTCACATCGGGGGTCGGAATCGGTGGTTCCTGAAAATCAGAAAATCTACTGTGAAACgaaattctttgttttataaaggAGAGCCTACATGACTCAATGCAAGACAATATCGTAAATTACCGGCTCTACTATGACGTTGCCTTGCAAATCGGTGTAAATCGCTTCTCCCGGACCGTTTGGAGATCGTCTACAGTATACGGGAACTTCACACGAATGATACTGACAACAAACTTGC of the Clavelina lepadiformis chromosome 7, kaClaLepa1.1, whole genome shotgun sequence genome contains:
- the LOC143465048 gene encoding perlucin-like protein isoform X2, with amino-acid sequence MLNFCVALLLAVVGQVCCQYHSCEVPVYCRRSPNGPGEAIYTDLQGNVIVEPEPPIPTPDVTKPDGPDVPLPTCDLEPGWFTGLNGRQYWISTEGTFVNYEIAKLVCKDKNARIATFGIRDDESRHFLVENVLKRFSNIHGYWFGYTDVANEDEFVWADGITDPNATEDWHGGQPDNNNEADCSIVARYYDYNWDDVSCGSTNAVLCER
- the LOC143465046 gene encoding scavenger receptor cysteine-rich domain-containing protein DMBT1-like → MQVYVVLAIMTLAAAQKNSQSSCLHELLATSELQVISSKNFPQQYSDNTDCQWTLVARGRNQVRLTVWTAVTEECCDIITIHEGYDKDAPIIGTLRGNITNPATYTSSFGAFTVSFITDGSVTASGFIAYYSLAFTNETTVLNANIFEQILTSPNYPNQYPNNFSQSWIIEAPSNHIIVFRMQDFSTEACCDSLTIFDAVDNYFRVLATIRGRNRTFEEYRSSSGALLIRLSTNEAVSNRGFRAVYQSIPEDLENIEEIPPPPLCKEDFIVPSQGHGEFSSPVIANQKYGNNMKCLWTITAPQPDQRIRLWFSYVQTEACCDWIIIRDGISETAPKLGTLSGDPDNFHVFVSTHNTIRVEFKSDYIVTLSGFRAIYELNKDDSHTSSCGANLTVTGDAQYFSSPNWPTEQYFNNQYCVWILRAPFGKRIVVTLLGVILEPYFDIIKVTDGLTKDDRTLVHLGNKYYLRLHMTSTGPTIKVEFLTDTSGTAAGFRAVYKLHTGL
- the LOC143465048 gene encoding salivary C-type lectin 1-like isoform X1, which gives rise to MPIQNMRALILLLFAGVLCDGQYSGCRVPAICRRDRDNKKVVVWRSVPNPKLPPSLPEPPIPTPDVTKPDGPDVPLPTCDLEPGWFTGLNGRQYWISTEGTFVNYEIAKLVCKDKNARIATFGIRDDESRHFLVENVLKRFSNIHGYWFGYTDVANEDEFVWADGITDPNATEDWHGGQPDNNNEADCSIVARYYDYNWDDVSCGSTNAVLCER